Genomic segment of Eleutherodactylus coqui strain aEleCoq1 chromosome 1, aEleCoq1.hap1, whole genome shotgun sequence:
GCAGTATattccacaagacgtccttcATTCTACAGCAGGAAgctttccgctgcagaatttaatcttgcgttTTTTGATGTAAAGCTCCTCCAAAGTGATAACATTGTGTTGAAGGAATgactaattccgtcccgtgtggaaAGGCCCTTAGGGAATGAATGGTTATTAATGGGATCATTCATCTTCATAGTTCTGTCATTCGTAAATTGTACATTGACCATTTTATGTGAGGATAGCTGCAGCCGAtcacaagcatttttatgcttgtataAATGAGACAACCAGTCgactagaggcccatttacatacaaagataatctttcaatcgattgaaagattgacagttttagcgatccttTTGCATATAGTGCTAATGGACACAAATATCCATTAGCGCTTCATAATCTTCATTTGCGTATAAATGACCttcaggagttgtttgcagagcacagcatgtggtctgagctctgtacaCAGCTCTTTTGTTCTTGCACAGGCTTTCAGCTGAATACAATATGATCTccgactcctgtgcagaacactgCGTGCGGTCGCTACTATCTACtttccagctgaatgatggattttaagctcaccataAAATCATCTTTTAGCGAAGAGTAaatgatggcagcgtttacacataacgattattgctcatatgccatcgtttgcatgaattttgagcgataatcattgcgcgtAAATAGGGCTTTACAAACATTTGATTGTTTACACTGTTACATGGCCTGATGATCAGGTAAAAGAATGGTCAGGCGATTATAAGGTCATCTATTTATCTGCTGTTACGTGGAAATAATAGATTCCAGAAAAGTTTGCAGAGTATATGTAGGACATAAATATTAGGCAATAAACCAGGCAATGTTCTTGGACCAAATAAATTGGAGGAAGCTGCCCTATATAAAAAGGGAACGGTACAGCTTCATAGGATGCATTCTACATAGGATGGTGAATACAGTATATAACAGCTCAGCATAAACAATAATGGTGACACTTTGCCACTGGTCAGCTTTGGTATTCTACTTAAGGCAAAACACACTCAGGTCAAAAATGGAATTCTGATAAGCCCAGATCTCCACTCCTCTACTAACACACCCAAAACATACTATGCCTGAAAACTAAACAGGACTCACAACCAAAGATAAGTTGTTGCTCAGCAAGGGACAGCAAAGCCTGCATGGCTGGATGCCATTGGATTCCAGTAATTATTGAATCACTCCTGGAGATTTCTAGATTGACACGAAACATCAATTCTGACTACTGGTTGTAAAGAATTACTACATGGAGTATAAAAGCGCTTTCATTCTCTACAATCAATAAGTTACGTACCTACTTGAGTAGATTACAAAAAGAAAGTCACATCAGAATTCATATCAGGGACACAGAAGGAACACGAGTTAATTAAGAATGAGGCATGTAACAatgctaaggctctgttcacgttTCTGTTCGGAGGTCTCCATCATGATGTCCATGAGAAATCCAAGAGAGAATGTGCACAATGTTATAGTCAATGGTTTTGGTTAGGTACCCTTGGTGTCCGTCATTTGAGCCAATACaccattttaatacatttttgtttCCATCTGACAGAATAGAAAAACAGAGACATGAACAAAGCCTAATAGAGGTGACTGATGACTTACAGTAATGGGGGTCTGTTCGCTCACCAGTTCCATTGACCACAATGAAGAAGAAATATACAAACAGTATAGTAGTGCAACATGCTAATCTCTGCTGTTTGGTTCTTTCCCTTAAAAcaagttccttaaaggggttttaccagaataacaagttatcccctatccatggaATATGGGAGtcccgttcttgagatcagcagaggtctcagcagacccccaccaatcaacaagttattccctatcctgaagCTGCCTTTCCCTGTGATTTCActgcgattttcatgcatgtgtgatatctttttgaaataaaaatgcTAAAGTTGCATCAGATTTACATGCGTTTTCACACTTGTGAAAAAAATCATGTGCTTGCAAAAGAAaaatgccctaaaaacacattgcacacacatatGCAAATTGTACGTTGTGTGACTGTAATACATTGTTTTCATGCTCCCACAGAAGACAATGGGCCATTCTTCAAGAAGAACTGCACAAAAATGACATGCAATTTTTCAAGCTTGGACAATAGGTATGagagaaaaatcacttgtgtgattTAAATCATTCAATAAATGCGTTCTTTTCCCATGGGAGTTCTGTCTATCTAGAAATTAGACAGAACTGACATaggaaaatcacccatgtgcatacagcctaagggcttatttagacaaccataTATCAGCTtagttttcacgtcgagccgatatacggtgtccttgtctgcaggggggaggatggaaaaacctggagcaggaactgagctcccgcccctcgccactatttgcaatgggaggagcaggacggggcagagctaagcgctgagacttagctccgcccccgtcttgccccctcctattgcaaatagtggcaagtggcggagagggggtgggagctcagttcctgctcctggctcttccatcctcccccctcatgAAAaagcgagccgatatacggtcgtctaaataagccctaagggcgctttcacacaacagtttttatgttcagtttattgtgagccaaaaccaggagtggagagaaagtataatggaaagatctgcatgtcttccatattttggacccactcctggttttggctcacaaaaaactgaatataaaaactgtcgtgtgaaagcaccctaaggccttatttacatgGTTGTATATACGCTGCTAATTTAGCCGTGTCAAAAAATCGTTATAATCTGAACCATTGGCGTCAAATAAGCGATTTTTGGGTGCGTAAAAAAATTGCCCCGGGAAAAATAGGACGTTGGTGACCGAAAACACAGACTGATTTTACACAGCACGTGAAAAGATAGACCTTGCCTAATGTTTTGACGAGATACGCtagaggctcccataggcttttatggaagctgaaaaaaaaagagagggagggagttttccggcatccaacactgggaaaaaaggCAGCTggttctatttaagcattagaagtcatttcgAGGATTTCTATTGATCAAAATATTTCTGCGCTGTAGCATATATTTTTGCTGATATGCCACAGACACcttggacaagaaaacgctaattaagattgggacttgatcgtggctattcttcttTTATGCGATTTTTAGCCACGATCAGCCGagcataaaaatgcatacggttgTGTCAGAGGCCTGAGAGTGACTCCCGCTCTGGTGCACTTTACACCATCATTGCATTTATTTATCTCCACTATTGGTGATTCCAATCCCAGATGAGAAAGGAGAAGGGTTGAGTGTGTGGCCAGCGCCCCCACCCCATAAAAACTCGGGTTGTTATAAAAATCACAGGAGAATCAGATCAAATGTGGTCAAAGAGCAGTGAATAGCAGAGCGTCATTTTATTATGGTGACCAAAGTCACCCATTGACCGTTTGTCACTTGAGGTATTGCGCCCTCTTCACTGCTGAGTCAGTAACACAAATTAGGACATGGACTGTTTGAAAATTATGTCAGAGCAGTTGTTTAGCCCAACTACTTTACGCATTTGACTGGTATACGCTGGACATCCTGGGTATTTGTAAAATAAAGGGAACAGGAAAAGGGTGGATCattgaatgtcaggcaaacgatgcccgacactcatccctgcgtGTCCTCCCTCCCATCCTATTCCACAGGAGCttgtagtgctggctcgctcacagagcggccagcatggggtggggaggctgcaggagatttcactcctcgctctaccctgcccctctccattgacataacatagtggctgttcagtactgaaccgctgctatttatactgagcgatcagcattcagctcatcgtccatcgcttATGCTGcatgctatgttaagtcaatagagaggagcaggggagagcgaggagtgaaatctcctgcagcctccctgctaagagctaacaatactagctagtgcgagtatgtgcggggacaagtgtcaggcatcggtTGCCccacattcgtcccatctaaatgggcctttatatacgGAACATGATACCAACCACATGTATGGTCTGGGATTCATACAGCTCAAGGCACAAATGGGCGGAACCCACATGGGAAAATACAGCTTAAGAATGGCTTCTTTTCTGGTGGACTTTGTGCAAGTCTTGTATTATAGGCCATCAAGTAACACTACATTTCTACTACAGAGCAAATATCTCACTGTAATGAGATTCGGGGTGATCAGCTTTTTGCCCCGGGTACCGCAATctgaaaggggttaaagggtttttctaacTAACAAGATTTATCACCTATCACTAGAATGGAGGTCCTGAGTCTCCCCTCTGACCCCCTGATTATACGAATGAAACTTTGAGGGGCTCATGACCATTGTTCTAATGATTAGTGGGGGCTCAGATTCatggtaaatgttacagggaaaTTTCCTTTAATTGCTAACAATTCCCCAATTACATTACTGGCAAATCCAAAAAGAAAGGGATATGCCAACCAAAATCTATCACCAATAATCTATTGCTAGCTTTTTGTCCCACGGTTGCTGACATGCACCTGCAGAATATCTGCAAGTCAATTTGCTGCATATATTGGGTGTTGTCATCAAAAATTGATAATATTAAACCTATACCTGCATATAAATATTACTGACCACACAATGTGTATAAATAATGGTAAATacattgaaaaaaatagaaatgcaTGAGATCCATTTCTGAGCATGAGCGTTCCAACACCAACACAGCATTCAGACCACACAATTCGAATCACTAACACACCCTTCTGGCCAGTGACTTCTGACTTCTGCATTCTACAATGACGCACCACAATCTGCATGCTCCCTTTCTCACAGACTAAAAGAAATTATATTGACAAGACTATAAAATATACACAACTTCATACAATACTGTAGACTTTGCATATTTCATAACGTTTGGTTACAGTAACACTTTGTATAAAAATATATGTGCAACGTAGTatcaaagttccccagccttctGTAGCAATGCAACAAGAAAGGCAACCATCTGCCCTCTTCAGACTGAAACCTCAATGAACTTTGAGTTTGAAATGAAaggcatttgattttttttttctttagttgtaAATTCTTTATCCTTATCTAAATATGAGTCATAGTGTGGATAAGTCCCCCTCTGTGCAAATCTcactgatttaaccccttcatcacTAAGTGCAAAACGTGCAGCGCCTGTAGCTCGTGCAGGTGTATTTAAATAAAGAGAGTTAAACTGTGCTCCCATATAAGAAAGATCAAGCAATAAatgtatctatccatatctagTACAGTGTGAATGGCTGAATGTGTGTCCACCCTGGACTGGTCAATGGGAGTGAACATGAAGGAGGTGGGGAGCTAGCTTGCAGGTAACTGTAGATGGATGGTAGCCAGCCACACCTAGTTGTGACATACAGTAAGCTGATCCCTCTGCCCCTACCCCCTTCCTACAAACCAACATATAAAGGGGAAGCTGCTGCCTAGCAGACACTGGATCCTCTAGCAGaccagcagcaccagcctctctTCTCTTATCATCTACCCTTGGCACAATGTCTTTCCAAAGCAGGAGCTTCAGCACTCGCTCAGCTATCCCCCAGGGGGGTGTTAGCTCTGTTAGAATCAGCCAGACCCGTACATCCAGTGGAGCTGGTTCAGGATTTGGAAGAGCAGGAGGCTTCAGCAGCTCAAGTTTATCCAATCTAGGCTCAGCGAAGAAGAGTATCTCCTATGGCGTTTCCAGTGGCAGATCGGGCATTGGTGGTAGCTCTGTCTATGGAGTTGGAGCTGGGTCTGGATTTGGAGGTGGTTTTGGAGGTGGCTACGGAGGTGGCTACGGAGGTGGCTACGGAGGTGGCCATGTATCTGGACCTGGAATCCAAGAAGTAACCATCAACCACAGCCTGCTTGCACCCCTTAATTTGGAGATTGATCCCACAATCCAAACCGttaggaaggaagaaaaagagcAGATCAAGACCTTGAACAACAAGTTTGCTTCTTTCATTGACAAGGTAAGAGAGGCACTGAGCTTTGATACTTGGTGAAATCTGGGTGGGATCCTTTAATTGCTAAAAACATAGAAAGTATGCAAATCACATAGATAGGGCTAACCCATGTAAAGCTGGTGGACACCTATGTACTAAAAGTCAATTTTTCATTCATTTAAGACGACAACTAGAAAGACTGTAATATAATTGCATGCAGAGTTATTGTGATTGCATTATGCTCTGTGCAGCTCCCAAGAGTACCGTACAACTGTGTACAACTGTGTAATTCAAGTACTGTCTTAATCTTTAACCTTGTCACTGCCGCAGCAGATGATTCTTACAATAAGCGCATATGCTTACAGGTGACCTAATGCACCATTACTCAGTGTGTTTGTGGTATTATAACATTGTCTTTTGTGCATTGTCTGCTTCTAATAGGTAAGATTCCTGGAACAACAAAACAAAGTTTTGGAGACAAAATGGGAACTTCTGCAGAACCAGAAGTCTGCCAAGACCAGCAACGTTGGACCCATGTTTGAAGCTTACATTGCCAACCTCAGAAGGCAACTAGAAAGTCTAGTAAATGATAAGAGCAGACTAGATGGAGAACTCAGGAACATGCAAGACACAGTTGAAGACTTTAAGAACAAGTAAGTCAACATCTGAAACTTTAGATTACTTTGTAAGTGCAGACATTATTAGGAATTGTATGTATAGTGCaatctgtacattgtgcggtcACACATTACCGTATATTAGTgtagcaaaatgattgctaagcCTTTTCTATGGGCGACTGCCACACCCTAATGGGTCCAAAGAAAATGGAAAGTGGGCAGGGTTAGCAAAATCCTGTGTTGGCCAAGCAGAGGCTGACAGGTACTAAAGCAAACAATGTAGATAAACCTGGGGTGTGTCTCATAGAGGAAAGTCAACAGCAGGTAAGCTATATCAAGTAGAAACTACATGTCCAGTACAAAGGGGCTTGGCGCAGACAATGGAGATTTCAGTTTGGTTTAGCTTGCGGACTATAGTGTCATCATCCAATGAATGCTTTATTAGATTTGTACAGGAACATACATATATAACTCAAGCATATATTTACACATAAGAGATGGCAGTACCAGGATACTTCAGTAGACTAGTGCACATTTGGGGGGGTTTACAGACAGTTTGCATTAGTGTTTGCTGGAGATATTATATTTCCACCAAATAAGGGCAAGAATTACATGGTTTCACTGTCACAGATCAGCTCAGCTCATTGTTAGTAACTTGAAGCACAAACAGTAACTCCTGCCAAAGTTTATAATGAAAGCTCCCTTGATACACAGAATAGCACACAACCTAACCTTTTCCTTCCCGGAGGAACTATGTGTCTTGTTTCGAGCAGTATTTTGCTTTTAAAGCCCTAGCAGACTCTTTTGCACAATGTTAGGATGATATTTTTCCCACTGTGCCCTCTATGAAATCATGTTAATGACCAGTTTAATCTGAAGCTATCACATTAGAGACAGTTACACGGGAAATTACAACAAGGTCTAGTAGTTCTGTCTTGGTATGAAATGCCACGATCCTCCGGATAACCTATCAGGTTAGGTTCATTAAATAGAGCATGAAAAGAAAAGCTTGGCTGCCAGGTTTCCTGAGGAGATTATGTAACAATGAATAGCTTGAGAAtacagttgtttttttgttttgcctttttaagcccttccagccAACTCTACTCACCATCCATGTCTCTTCTTTCTTCCTTACAGGTATGAGGATGAAATAAACAGGCGTACCGGAGCTGAGAACGAATTTGTTGTCCTCAAGAAGGTGAGCTTTTATTCCTGGTCTATAAGTATTGTATTTTCTCCAGTCAATGTAGACGCAGCTTCTCGATGGACCGATTAGGGTCTACAGCAGTGCAAAACTTCATTAGTAATGGAGTGTTAGCAGATCCTGGAGGCAATGTAGCTATGTAGGAACCTGGAATTTTTTATGACCGTTTTCTGTTCTCTACAGGATGTTGATGCTGCCTACATGAACAAAGTAGAGCTGGAAGCCAAGGTTGATGCTTTGACTGATGAGATCAACTTCCTGAGGGCCATGCATGAAACTGTAAGTAGCACTGAATGTAGTTTGTGGATTATTTTAGATTCACATCTGCTCAGGGAAAACACTGAAGTTCCGGTGTTCTCATGTCTAAATTGGGATTCTCTTTTATCTCTGCAGGAGTTGCGCGAGTTGCATGCACAGATCTCCGACACTTCAGTTGTCCTGTCTATGGATAACAACAGAGCCTTGGACCTGGACAGCATCATTGCTGAAGTTAAGGCTCAGTATGAGGAAATTGCCAACAAGAGCCGTTCTGAGGCTGAGTCTGTGTACCAGAACAAAGTATGTTTGTAATAAATACTATGAATGTTATGACGGGCCCTACTAAATTATGATTTAATTTTCCAACAACTCTATATCTGTATATGATTTAGATTGTACAATTTGCCTCTACAGTTCCAGGAGCTCAAAGATACAGCTGGACGTCATGGAGATGATCTGCGCAACACTAAGGCTGAGATCTCTGAGATGAACCGTGCCATCCAAAGACTGCAGGCTGAGATTGAGAATGTGAAGGGCCAGGTAATTATTATATCCGGTTGTCATTAGGAGCTTGAAGCTTCTGAACCTTAAAACAACATCTGTAAAATTGCTCCCCATCTTCTGTGTGCCAATCATATTACTTGTGtcatcttatgtggcagaggtatCCTTGGGCTCCCTCAGGCCTCAGACCCAGGATGTAACTGTTACCTCTCCATTCCCTATAGCTACATCTCAATTTTGTGTGACTCTATTAGTAATGGACAAACCAAACCAGTCAAAACCTGTTTCGATCCAACTttcctaaaagtttggttcagaggGAATGCCAACCTTGGGTGGTTTGTCCCAGCCGAACCCTCTAAAAAAAAGAGAAGGTGGTGGTGGTCTTTTGGCTCAGcggttggcactgttgccttgcagtgctagggtCCTATGTTGAGGATAACTTctttatggagtttgtatgttctccatgtgtttcataataatcacctttatttatatatcgcatacatattaCACAGTGTTTTACATGACTTGATATTTTCGATCCCCATAGGGGCTCACCTATTAGTatttttttggagtgtgggaggaaacttgcacaaacacaggaagaacatacaaactttatGCAAATATTGTCCTTGGTCGGATTTGAATCCAGGGCATTAGCACTTAAAGGCAACAGTACTCACCACAGAACCTCCACATCATATACAAAGTTTAGGGGCATTGATGAATATTCGGATTGAACCgaacttttaaaagtttgctcaacactagtaccCTTGTATAAAGAAGATTGGTCATTGCATAGAGACACCATGAAAAATGAAACCACTTTGACTTTATTTGGAAACTTTATTTGCAACGGGTGCGGCACGTCTCCGTATTGAACTTTAGATAATGTGTCATTTTATTCAGTTATTTATAACATTTTGTAGCAGGTGCAATAACGGAAGATTTAATTCTGCCTGGAAGCAACAAAAAGCAAGCAGGGAGCACACACTTGGATTAGTTACCATTTAGATGGCTTTGTAAAAGTTTAGTCTGAGGGCAGGGCGTGGGTGTATGATTCATAGTGTAATCAGCTGCTGCTCTTAAATAATGCAGGTCCTAACACATAATTCTATCTACCTGCACAGTCTGACTTATGATTCCACCTGCTTTCTGTAATCTATAAATCCCAGTGAACCATATAATGATAAAttgataattattttttattttttccctaaaTTAGCGTACTAAACTGGAATCACAGATTAGCGAGGCTGAAGAGCGTGGTGAACTAGCACTGAAAGATGCCCGTGAGAAACTGGCAGAACTGGAGACTGCTCTGCAGAAGGCCAAGCAGGACATGGCTCGCCAACTGAAAGAATACCAGGAACTGATGAATTGCAAACTGGCCTTGGATATTGAGATTGCCACCTACAGGAAACTGCTGGAAGGAGAAGAGAGCAGGTATGGAAAGGGCTATTGAAGCAGTTGGTTGGCATTTTTTGGCATGGCTCTTCAGCTGAGAAGTTCAAAAAGTTAAACTACCACTAAACCAAAAATGGTTTTGCGACAAATTTGTTTtaatccttctttttttttaccttcagaCTGTCTGGTGAGGGTGTCGGTGCTGTTAGCGTATGTAAGTATCTGTATCTTTATAATGCAGTGATAACATGGAATCAGGGATTTATGGTGGAAAGGTGTTAGCAAACTTAGATATATAGATCCTTATCACTTTTTTTGTTCATAGCTGTGGTGAACTCAAGCTCCTCAGTTGGAGGTGGAGGTGGATATGGAAGCTATGGTGGATCCACCTTTGCATCTGCACCAAGCTTCGGTGTTGGATCAGGATTCGGCGGCAGCTCTCTGAAGTTTGGCAGTGGTGGCGGCGGATCATCTAGTGGTGTGAAGACCTACTCTGTGACAACATCATCCAGCAGAAGCAGCGTTAAATACTAAGAAAGCTGATGTAGTCCCTGGTTGATGGCATCACCAGTGCCATCCATACCCCCCAACACGTTTTATTCTGAAGAATAGGGGCACCATGTTTAAGTGATGGCTCTGCCTTGCATTATTAAATCTCATTGTTGTGCCAAGTATTTGCAACTGATCTTTCCTTGTATCACTCTCACTGTTTGGGGGTATGGCTGGTTACTGATGTTGCCAAATGCAGCAACTCTCTATCTTTGCAATGTTCTCTTTCGCTTTCCCTTACTGACCCTTAAATCTGTATTCTACTAGTGTGCGACACAGTAACATCAGAGCTGACTGGTGGTTACATCACACTCTTAAGGCCATCCTTCAGCAGCCTTGTAAAACCTCTGCAGGTCAATGTTTAGTATGGAGGTGATGCCCGTTCcctctaccaaaaaaaaaaaagcaaaacagtaTTTCTGGGTGGATTAAACATTTTATATTACACTTATGCAGAGAGAATTTCCATTATTGTATATATCAATAGAAATATTCGGTGCTATTATTCACCCTGAACCATAAAGTCTACTTAACTCGCTGATACCAAGGAAGCTGCCAGACCGCAACATGTCTGCAAGTAAAAGTCACTGATGCCTTTAACAAAAGTTTGTACCTGCATCTGTATACGATGCGGCATTGGAAAACTTCCATTTTCCACTCTGTAATGGACCATATTAGTTGATGGAAGTCTTTTGACCTTGTTAGAGAGggattttatgtacggtatgaaATTGTGAAGCATCTTCAATAAAATTCCTTCCAATTCCGAAATTCTGTATCTGTGTTGCATATCTTCTTGCGCTGCACTTAGGACGGGTGCACTGCATAGTACAAGGTAAAAGTCTACTTGGAGGCCATTGTATTCACTGTAAGGCTATTGAAATGTTTTCCTTGTCCAATCAGTACATATTAGGGTTCCATATTAGCAACATATATTCCTTTTCCTCCTACTATGAATTTTTTACACTCTATGATAGCTAATTTTCAACATATTGGTTAATTTTTCTACAGGCTccataaggcctgtttcacatgggctacaaaactcgCTACAGAGTCATTGCTacgaaacgcatgtatgtgaagcccagggtttccaatgggttctttcaggctactaaacatctcatgtgaaagaacccattggaaagcatgggcttcacatacatgcgatgactttgtagcaagattttgtagcccatgtgaaagaggcctaaaacacATGGTTGctagtaagggtccttttaaacTGGCAGATCATCTGCTTGTGCAACGATTGCTGATTAACAATGGGCATGTCAGTCAGTGTCCAATCATTATAATAATATGGACAGATGATCTTCTGTATGGGGATGAGTGATTGTTAATATGTTCAGTCATCCCCATACAGCTACCATTAGTCAGTTGCACATCGGGAAGATGTGTAGCTGACGAGCGAACATTTTTATGCtaatcagctgatgaacaagcaAACTTGCTGGTCGGCTAATCATTGGCACATTTACATGACCTGACCTGCCAAATGTTTGTGCCTAATAATAAAAAGTCCATATAAATAGTTTCTAGTTGATCAAAGAAGATTAAAGAGAAAACATCTGGAGGAGAAAAACTCTATTACTTCTTGGGATCTATTTACATTCCTGCTCGCACATACCATATATGGCATCACATAGAGGATGTACAAGTACCGCTATATGTTGTCCCTGAGCTGCATTGAATACCTTATGTGATGAAGCATGCCACTATTATATAGTTGtggattcacatggaatccattaAAAAAGGTCATGGAGCTATACAATAGACCAGTAATGGGTGCTACACTATCAGAGTGTACAGCACGTATTTATATTAAAGCCATATGCGTTGGTTATTTTACCCCATTTCTAATTCATGCCTGTAGTATCAGTCTAGAATCTACATTTATACTGCAACAGTTGGGTTTCCCTAACAACCTGTCACGCAAATCGCCCAAAGTAAAAGTTTACAACTTTGCAGCCTAAACTGACACATCCTTGTAATTAGTATATATGAATGCAGTGACCTTACAGACAATGATGCAGCTTCATTGGAATGCCGACAAGCCTCAGGAAAAGCCAACAGGAAAGTAAGCAGTCACCCAAGCTTCCTGCTGGGTTTCTCTGAGAAAAAGTTGATTTTGCAGTTAGCTTGTACACATAGCACCTCCCATAGATACAAACTATCCAAAAAGGGAAAGTAATTTGCTCAATGATGGATGTCTCTGGTTGGCTTCCAGAGTGACACATTGACTCAATTCTctctagtagtctagtagtattgCAAGTATCACAGTTCAGGAATTACTCCACATTTGCTAAAATACATGCAGCATTGGGCGAAACATGGCAATACTGTATATCCTAACCATAAATTCCATTTAGACTGATGTTTTCCATGAtgcaataaatacatatatatactagGTACTTTATTATACCCATTGATGTTTAATGTTTTACCTGTGATAAGAGTTCTCATCATTGTGCTGCAGGTCAACTTTGAATGAAAtctctatataatgtattgtaactcCTATTCGGGTTATCGCCATTTAACTGATAGATTTCTCTACTGACCATTGAGCCTGCTGCTGACTTCACTGATATGTGGTAAGAAAATGGTCTACCTTGTAGGATACTACCTAAAGGTGGTCATGCACCTTAGATAGCTGTCATGCAAACAAATGTTTGGCCGACAATTGTTGCAAGACCCCAATCAACACGGTGGAGCTGAACATGAATGTGTTCTCAATAGGGAGAGGGGAATAAGACATTGGCAGACACCTCTGGCAGTTTTATCTCCCTTGAGTAGAACTAATCAGCATGTTGAAGTTCAACTGCCTGACTCTTCTTTTCCCAACATTTACCATCAGTGGAAAGTTGGGACAGTAGCATACATGGTCGGCTCGTCCTGCTGAAAATGGTGCGTTTGGCGGGATTCATCTAATCTATATGGCAATCTTAACACATAATCTGTCGATTATTAAAGGTGCCTAAATAGTCCAgagcagtggtggcaaacctatggcacgcgtgccagaggcggcacgcagagccctccctgctggcacgtgctgccatcgctgctcaccactagtgaataccggca
This window contains:
- the LOC136582870 gene encoding keratin, type II cytoskeletal 7-like, producing the protein MSFQSRSFSTRSAIPQGGVSSVRISQTRTSSGAGSGFGRAGGFSSSSLSNLGSAKKSISYGVSSGRSGIGGSSVYGVGAGSGFGGGFGGGYGGGYGGGYGGGHVSGPGIQEVTINHSLLAPLNLEIDPTIQTVRKEEKEQIKTLNNKFASFIDKVRFLEQQNKVLETKWELLQNQKSAKTSNVGPMFEAYIANLRRQLESLVNDKSRLDGELRNMQDTVEDFKNKYEDEINRRTGAENEFVVLKKDVDAAYMNKVELEAKVDALTDEINFLRAMHETELRELHAQISDTSVVLSMDNNRALDLDSIIAEVKAQYEEIANKSRSEAESVYQNKFQELKDTAGRHGDDLRNTKAEISEMNRAIQRLQAEIENVKGQRTKLESQISEAEERGELALKDAREKLAELETALQKAKQDMARQLKEYQELMNCKLALDIEIATYRKLLEGEESRLSGEGVGAVSVSVVNSSSSVGGGGGYGSYGGSTFASAPSFGVGSGFGGSSLKFGSGGGGSSSGVKTYSVTTSSSRSSVKY